GTTGAACTCGGCTCTCAATGTCACTCTTTCCCATCCCCAAAGTCCGCAGGGTCATGAGGGAGAAGCGCCGtatctccttccatttctttccgTTAGTGAAAAGGATTCCTACCAGAGGGGAAACAGAAACTGGGAGGGAGGTCCTAAGCAAGGAGGAAGAAGGTCATACTCAGCAGCCTCACGATGGGCCAAGTTCTGCTGAGTTGCTCTTCAAATTCCAGTTTTCCATCCTCTCCAACCCCATATCTAGTGCCAAACGTGTGTACATGCTCACCTACCATGTCCTTTATTAACTTTTTCAGCTAATGGGAAATTTCCTCTTGCAGAAAACTCTTCTCCCATATCAATCAGGGCTTCCTTCACTGCTTCATACCCATGCAGTACAACAGTGGGCTTCATGCCAAAATACAGAGTGAATACAGGGCCATATGCTTTTGAGAGCTGAGAATTTCAAAGAAAACACATATGTTAGCAAAAGAAGTCACAATTTAGTCTATATTTTGTgcatgattttgtgtgtgtgtgtgtgtgtgtgtgtgtgtgtggttaagCCTGATATCATCATATTGTCAATGTTTTTGTTCTACCAAACACGGCTTCAAATATTCCTGGATCTTCCATATAAATAAGATTGTTACAGCTGACACATAGAGAGGGCCACTGATGTGGTCCGGGGAATTGGTACTCAGATAATTACAACTAATTATCACATCAACACCTTGAGCTAGGTGTATTTACCCTGTTGTACAGATAAAGAGATTGAAGTTCAAAGAATTTCCTGTATAATCCCAGTGTCTAATAACAGAGCACCCAAATTTCAACCTGACTTAGCCAACCTCTTTGGTCTCCAGTGCCTATCTCAGAACCAGTATTTTCAGGTTTTTCAGGAACAGCTGTTTCAGGACCACCTGTAAAGCCCATCCTCtggagagttttcttttcttttcttttttttaaggattttatttttaagatatctctacacccagcatgaggcttgaactcatgaccccaagatcaagagtctcaagcttactgactgagccagccaggtgctcccatcTCCTGAAGATTCTGACTTGGTCGCCTTATGATAGTTACTAGaaatccatattaaaaaaaaaacaaaacaaaaccaccccaACTGGTACTCATGCCCACTCCACTTTGAGATCTGTTGGTATCACTAACACCAAAGGCAGTGCCAGGACAGGCAACATCTCACGGAACAACAATTGCTCCTATCCTGCAGCAGTCACAGAGTATAGACAGCAGCTTTGTGTGGAATCCCGGGATCATGTTACCATCCAGTTCGTCCTGaggatttcttattttttgcatTCATTCAAGCTAGTTCTGGACCCAGTTACTTGCTTGACATCAGGCACTATTTGCTTCTTCAGAGTTCAAATTTCATGAACAAAACACACAGACTATATAGTAGATGACTCCTCAAATGAAATCTCTAATCACAAAACACCACCCTTACCATTTACCTTCAGCCAGAAATCACAGCAAAGGGCTATGAAACAAAGGCAGAATTCCTGGCTTTTGCcacttcattattattttttaaaagatttaaagactttatttgagagagtgagcacatgaaTGGGGAttggggggagtgggagtgggggagggaaagaatcacaagccgactctgtgctgagctgagcatggagccaatgaggggcttgatcccatgacctcaagatcatgacctgagccaaaaccaagaaccaGACACTCAATTGacagagccacctgggcaccctggactttattattttaatgctaCCACAGAACAGCCTAAATGTTTCTTTACTCATAGAACACattgttttattccatttttttttttttaagtaatcgctacacccaacATTGCAGCTcaaaactcatgaccctgagatcaagagtggcatgctgtcttggctaagccagccaggcgccccttattccacaattcttttttttttttttttaagattttatttatttatttgacagacagagatcacaaggaggcagagaggcaggcagagagagagagaggaggaagcaggctccctgctgagcagagagcccaatgcagggatgcagggctcgattccaggaccctgggatcatgacctgagctgaaggcagaggctttaacactgagccacccaggcgccccttattccaCTATTCTTGACAATATTTCACAAGTATATGCTTTATAGACATACcttgatattttaatataatgtggttaattttaatatattccatTTAAAAGTAGAGGAGCCGGAGAAGCATAAAGCATACTTACATTGCTCAAGGACTTGCTGGGGCTCTTCAGATCTAACTGGAGGATATTTCCAatgaaagggagaggaggggggccAGGTGGGAGCTTCCCCTTTCCAGAGCCCTGTTTCCAGAGTGAAAGGAGAAGCCAACATAAGAGACAGAGCACCAGAACCACAACTAGATCCATGGAGGCAATCTCTTTTTGGACGACTGTGAGCTTGACATCTAAAGCTTTTATAATACTCCCTGCTAATTCAACCTGTCCCTCTGACTCATAAACTAATCAATCAGCTGGATTTACTTTAATCTCTCTTTTGAAAGGACTTTGGCCTActgataaagataaaaataccatgtttttcttttgctctacTACTACTGCCCTGAGATTCTGGTCTAACAGGTCTGGGGTGGAGGCCAGGTACTGGTAATGCTTTCAGTTTTGgggtgggtgttttgttttttttttaacattctaggTGGTTCTAGTTGAGAGCCAGTGAAGTAAATCATTTAATCACAAAAACTGCAAAACATTCTGGATTCTCAGATTAATGACCAGTTGAGAATTTATGATTTTAGAGGAAATCCTTATACACAAAAAACGTTTATCCTTTAATGCTTTTTAGCAAACACCAGTATATTTTGTCCTAGAAAATGAAAGCCTTTTGAAATATTTGCGTACTGTACTAACATTAAACAAAAACTAGGTAACAGAACTCTTGAATGTCCAAATATGTAGCAAGGAATTAGCtaagtaaatttatatatatttaccatcAAACTCTtatgcccacccccacccacacacacagggaaaaggaattttaattttacaaaaggagaaggggaaattTGGAGGCAACAGGAGACCCATCCAGTGTTGTACACCTTCTAAGTGACAAAAATGGGATTTGAACCTAGATCTTTTGAGGACCATTATGATGCATGATGGCTTATACCACAGCTGCCTCAATAattataggaaaaacaaaaccgaaCCCCCCAAGTACTAGTTCCTCTGTTTGTATACCTCACTGACTGTTCACGAAATAGTAAGTTTCACTAAGTAGAAGCCTTTGTTTGATTCCAAGGATAAAAAGACCATaggctctcaaaaaaaaaaaaataaataaaagaaagggattCTCCCCTCTCCATCACTGCACAGGTGAAACTTGCTCAGGTAATTGAAACAAGAGCCCATCTCAGAATTTAGGAGGCAAGACTTGAGAAAATATGGTTTCCCCTACTTTCCAGTGACCTCCAGGCataacttctgatttttttttgagggggcgGACTGCCACTGTCAAAAATGATggaatgatggggcgcctgggtggctcagtgggttaaagcctctgccttcggctcaggtcatgatcccagggtcttgggatcaagccccacgttgggctctctgctcagtggggagcctgcttcccgtctttctctctgcctacttgtgatctctgtctagtaaataaataaaatctttaaaaaaaaaaggacggaATGAAGTATGCACAACAAGGAAggcaagattttaaaataaaaggtgtGAATTCAGTGGAGAATGGGATGCAGGGAGTTCATTAAATAGACACATAGGActagggcacctgactggctctgCGGGAGGAGCATGGGACTtttgatttcaggattgtgacTTCAATCCCCACGTGCCATGCAGTGtagagatacttaaaaaaaaaaaaaaagacccaaaaaaccaccaccaccacacgaAGATCTGAACAGATGACATTCAGTGGTCAGGAGGATCTACCCATCACTGGAATGATAGCTATGCACTATCAGATCACTAATGGTAATGTTTGTACAAAGGGATGTTCTCTAAATATATTTGTTCTTAATTGATTAGTACAGTTCTTTCTAAACTTTTACTaaagaaaattaacttttttaaaaaagattttatttacggggcgcctgggtggctcagtgggttaaagcctctgccttcggctcaagtcatgatctcagggtcctgggatcgagccccgcatcgggctctctgctccgcggggagcctgcttcctcctctctctctgcctgcctctctgcctgcttgtgatttttctctgtcaaataaataaataaaagattttttaaaaagattttatttacttatttgacagagatcacaagcaggcagagaggcaggcagagagagaggaggaagcaggctccccgcggagcagagagccggatgcggggctcgatcccaggaccctgagatcatgactcagatgcggggcttgatcccaggaccctgggatcatgacttgagccgaaggcagaggctttaacccactgagccacccaggtacccctagaagtttctttttaaagaaaactttcattGGTGCATAATAAACCTAAAGTCCTAAAAGTTGTGCTCAGTGAGTCATCATCTGAACATATACTGTGCAACCAACACACAGACCAAGAAAAGTTTTGCCAGGACACCAGAAGCCCCATTATGCCTTCTATTCAGAACCTCCCCTCGCCCTCACTAAATGTATCCATTATGTCAAAAGCTAGTTTTGCCTGTTTGTGAACTTTACAAAAACGAAATCATACATTTAgtatttagtttcttttcttcatgCTGTTGCAAATAGCACTAGTTATGTTTTCTTATAGTGTCTTATAACTATTCCACtattttttcccactgtattGTGAAAGACATGTGGGTTGATTCTAGTTTGAGACTATTATGAATAGTATTAATTTCCTAGAGAAGGCTTTTCTGTATCCCAATGTATTGGTTTTCTGTTCAACACATATCTACAATTGCTGGAGATGCAAGTGTTCTTTTTCAGTAAATACTGCCAAATAATTATCCAAAAGGTTGAAAAGTTTTACTACGAGTTGTCAGTTACTCTACTTTCTTGTCAATACTAAGTATATTCAGTTCTTCATTTTAACCAGCTGACAGATACGTAATACCCCGTTGCAGTTTTCATTCACATTTCCATGACAATTCATGATGCTGAGTGCTTTTTCAGATGTCCATTGACAATATCACTTCTTTTGTGAAGGGTTTGTACTTTAGATATGAGCCCActgctggcttctctctctctctctctctctctctcacacacacacacacacacacacacacacacacacacatatatttacatattttacctTTAATAATTCTAAGTGTATAGAAAAGTCCAAAGTTTGTAGTTTTCCTTATTTTGCACATTTGAGAGTAAACTGTGGACCTGAAGTTCCAAAACCGTATTTTGGGTTAAAAATAACGTAATTCTCCAATATAACCCTAATACAACTTTCAAAATCAGGAAACTAAAGTTGATGCAATAGGACAGCACAATCCTCATTTCTATTAATGTTTCACCAAAAGTCCACATGATATTCAGTTCAGAATCCAGTTTAAACCCATAAGCACATGTTGCAAGAAGTTGTCTCCTTAATCTATTTCAGTCTGGAAATAGACTTCCATGACTTTCCTTGACTTCCATGACCCTGCCACTCTTATATATGTTGGCTATTTGTAAAATGTCTCTCGATGTGGGTCTGTCTGgtatttcctcatgattagattcaggttatgtATCTGCCTGCCTACCCCTCAAAgatattaagtaatctctatccccAACTTGGGGtttgaatttacaaccctgagagcaagagtcaaATGTTCCACCAACTGATGTTCCACCAGCCAGGCACTCTGATATATATTCCTTTGAAAGGAATATCACAGAATGCTTTTTCTTCTCATTGCATTCTATCAGATGACAATTCCAATCTGCCCATCATGGGtgtttatttgggggagggggtttcACTTTGATTACTTAAGAGTGCCTGTCAGACTCTTCtaccacaaaattatttttttttatttttaaaaaagatgttatatatttgagaatgcacaagcagcagggaaggggcagagtcactgctgagcatgaagcctcatgcagggctctattccaggaccctgggatatgacctaagctgaaggcagacacttaaccagctgagcaacccaggaTCCCCACCATAAGCTTATTTTAGTagcatttgtaattttttttaaaaaggttttatttatttgagagagagagagagagactaagcacaagcagggggagcggcaggcagaggagaagcagactccctgatgagacggagcctgatgtgggactcgatcccaggcagacacttaactgactgagccacccaggagctccttaaCATCATTTgtaattaagaaatatttcaaaggcAGACTCTTTGAAACCTTATAACTATTCATCAAGTTTTCAATCGTATTTATATATCATTATGAAATCAGGCATTCAATTACTTTCATAGTTACAATCTATTGtatcattgattttgtttttcaaattgtcTAATGATGGGATTCTTTACTCTTCACTTTACTCTTCACATAACCCCGTCAATCTTTGAgcaatttcttattttctaatggAGCCATATATTCCAGTCTCATCTCCTACTTCTCCTGCTTGGCTCTccaatcagccatttctccagagTCCTGGTTCTCAATAAAAAATGTggtttaaggggcacctgggtggctcagtgggttaagcctctgccttcggctcaggtcatggtctcggggtcctgggatggagccctgcattgggccctctgctcagcagggagcctgcttcctcttttgtttgttttgttttttaaaagattttatttatttgacagacaaagatcacaagtaggcggagaggcaggcagagagaggaggaagcaggctccctgctgagcagagagcctaatgcggggctccatcccaggaccccgggatcatgacctgagctgaaggcagaggctttaacccactgagccacccaggtgccccttggcagAAACACCTGCCTCCCAGGCTAGTGTTATCAGATCTGAACCATCTGAGCACCCCAGCAGGGCAAGTTCAGAGGTTCAGAGAACACCAGGTTCCTTCTCTGGCCAAAACCAGAGCGTCCTTCTCAGAAAATGAGTTGGTTTACATGACCCCCGAACCTCCCAGGAATGTATACTTTTCCACCAGGATTTTAAACTAGGCAGGGGAAATTTCTGCAGAGTTCACAGAATTCACTGGATAtcccaagaagaaaaataaccctAAGAGCAGTTCTTACATTTTTCTATCaaaaattctgggggcgcctgggttactCAGAgggttaattaagcctctgcattcagctcaagtcatggtctcagggtcctgggatcaagccctgcactgggtctctgctcagcagggaaccggcttccctccctctctctctctctctctccgcctctctgtctacttgtaatctgtcaagtaaatttttaaaatctttaaaaaaattctgactttCAGACCCTTAAAACATTTTATGCAAAAAtttaactgttttcctttttgatttgtaACATTTGAAGTTCATTATTCATCTTCACATGTTTGTCATAAATGCTCTCAAGTTCTGCAGTGAATGTTAGCTCTATTCAACACAGTGAGTACATCCACTTCTCGCACTTTAAAATTATTGTGCAATACTGTCTTGGGTGCCTTCTTTGATCCAAAGACTTAGGAGTTATAAAATTTCCAAGCAATCGCGCTACTTAGTTCACACTTCGTTTGTAATTATCCTGAAAGGGGATTATAGGGAATGatctacagtaattttttttaaaggttgagaATTTTTTGTAGTCcaaaatggtgaattttaattGTTAACAAGGCTATCCGCTAATAACATCTCTCTGACGTCCGACACTTAAAATTACATCACTCTATTCATTACAAGGTAGGCtcagttgggcgcctgggtgcctcagtgggttaagcctctgccttcggctcaggtcatgatctcagggtcctgggattgagcactgggctctctgctcagcagggagcctgcttcccccccactctctgcctgcctctcttcctgtgacctgtcaaataaataagtcttttaaaaaataaatacagtaggccccatgcccagcgtcaggaccctgagctgagaggAAGAGTCCGATCCATGTTCgaccaaaccacccaggtgcccttcctctATTCTCTATCTATAGGAGTTTTAACCGCCTACTCAAGCATCTGAATGTTATGTATGAATCTCCAAGGAATAGCCAATGATGGATATTAAGTTTTAGGTTGGAGATTTTTCCCTGCAACACATTGACACCTTTACGGTCCTCCTTTTGTTAAAATAAGACATGTGCCTTCTACCTGATCTCTGTCCCTTTGTGAATGAGCTGTCTAGCCTTTAGATTTTCTTTGATGTTATTTTATCTACAACACATCCAGGTGTagcttccttgtcttttttttttagcacctgATAAACTAATCCAATGGAGGTCCTTCATCTTTAATTCTAGTTAAGAGTCCATACTATTTAATCCAGTGCAGTTTCCCCGGTTCTTCTTGGTAACTGTATTCCTGCTTCATGTTTCCAACTCACTCTCTTACATAGTGAACAAGACAGATCACAGTACACCCCACCACATGGAGTTATGAGAGGCCGACAAattgggaagggagaaaggacagGTGAGGGACATTCATTCTAAAGCGAACTGTGAGCTGAGGACTTGAATGCCAGGGAGCCAACCATGTAAATATCTGATTGAGGAACAAGACCAAATATCAAGTTCTAATAATAATGAATCAATGAATTATGAATTTTTGATTACCTTTGGCACTGCTGATGCCTCTGTTAGAGTCC
This genomic stretch from Meles meles unplaced genomic scaffold, mMelMel3.1 paternal haplotype, whole genome shotgun sequence harbors:
- the LOC123936317 gene encoding cytochrome P450 2C41-like; protein product: MDLVVVLVLCLLCWLLLSLWKQGSGKGKLPPGPPPLPFIGNILQLDLKSPSKSLSNLSKAYGPVFTLYFGMKPTVVLHGYEAVKEALIDMGEEFSARGNFPLAEKVNKGHGILFTNGKKWKEIRRFSLMTLRTLGMGKSDIESRVQQEACHLVEALRKTKGGLFYSSDLGRLFPCLLRSLETFQPSRGKRECSKEPRELLCVYACHVSFHDCVTVGYKRSFNPFLS